The stretch of DNA CTTATCTCGTGCTGCGCGGCAGGCTCCCCAACGCGGCGGAGATGGATGCGTTCGACGCGGAGTTGCGCTCGAACCGCGCGTTGCCGGCGGGCGTGGTGGAGAGCCTGAACGGGCTCCCGCCCGACGCGGTGCCCATGGACGCCCTGCGCACCGCGGTCTCGGCGCTGGCGCTGTACGATCCCGATGCCGGCGATGATTCCCACGACGCCAACCTGAGAAAGGCGACGCGCCTCCTTGCGCGTCTGGCCACGGCGGTGGCGGCGCTGCACCGGCTCTCCCAGGGGCTGGAGGTGGTGGCGCCGGACCCCGAGCTCAACCACGCGGCCAACTTCCTCTACATGCTGCGCGGCGAGCGGCCGGACGAGTTCGAGGCCAGGGTGCTGGAGGTGACGCTGATCCTCTATATGGAGCACGAGTTCAACGCCTCGACCTTCACCGCCCGGGTGATCGCCTCCACGCTGTCGGACCTCTACGGTGCGGTGGTGGGCGCCATCGCCGCCCTCAAGGGGCCGCTCCACGGCGGCGCCAACGAGAAGGCCATGGACGTGATCCTGGAGATCGGCGAGCCGGCCCGGGCCGAGGCCTGGGTGGAGGAGAGCCTGCGGCAGAAGAAGCGCGTGATGGGATTCGGCCACCGTATCTACAAGACCGCGGACTCCCGGGTGGAGGTGGCCAAGAAGTGGGGCGGCCTGCTCGGCAAGCAGCTCGACGACACGCGGTTGAGCGATATCTGCGTCAAGGTGGAGGACGTCATGCGCCGGGAGAAGAACCTCTGCCCCAACGTGGACTTCTATGCCGCGCCCATCTACCACATGATGAAGATTCCCATCAGCCTCAACACCCCCATATTCGCCATGAGCCGGGTGGTGGGCTGGTCGGCGCACATCATCGAGCAAATCGACAACAACCGGCTGTTCCGGCCCAATTCAAAGTACGTGGGGGCCACGGGCCTCGAATTCCAGCCGCTGGACCGGCGCGGCTGATCGGAGGACGCGGTCGGACCCATGGCGGAGCCGCAAACCGCACCACAAGCGCTGGATGGCGTAAGGGTCCTGGAGCTGGCGGGTCCCGAGGGCGAGTACTGCGGCAAGCTGCTGGCCGACTTCGGCGCCGAGGTGATCAAGGTGGAGCCGCCCGGGGGCAGCCCTTCCCGCGGCGAGCCTCCGTTCAAGGACGACCGGCCGGGTTCCGAAAGCAGCCTTTCCTTCCTCTACTTCAACGCCAACAAGAAGAGCATCATCGCGGACCTCGCTACCGACGCCGGCCGGGAGCGCGTCGGGCGCCTGGCCCGGACCGCGGACGTGGTGCTGGAGAGTTCCGCGCCCGGGTCCCTCGCGGACATGGGCCTGGGACACGGGGACTTGCTCGCCGCCAACCCGCGCCTGGTCTACGCGTCCGTTACGGCGTTCGGCCAGAACGGGCCCTACAGCCGGTACCGCTGGTCCGGTCTGGTGGCCTTCGCCATGGGCGGGCTCATGTATGTCAGCGGCAAGCCGTCGTTGCCGCCGGTGAACGCGCCCGGCGCGCAGGCGTTCCTGGTGGGCTCGGCCCACGCCGCGCTGGCGATCTTGATGGCGTTGTGGCACGTGCGGCAGGGCGGCGCGGGACAGCACATCGACGTGTCGATGATGGATTGCCTGGCGGCCATGGAGAACATGGTCTCGCGTTCCGCTTCCACCGGCGTCCACCCGCGCCGGGACGGCACCCAGCACCGCTTCGCCACCCCCGGCACGATCTATCGCTGCCGGGATGGCTTCGTGCATATCTTCGTGACCAACTCCCAGCCGGGGGCGTGGGAGCGGTTCGTGGATTGGCTGGGGCGCCCGGCGGCGCTGACGGGCGACGAGTTCGGGGACCCGGTCTATCGCCGGGCCCACGTGGCGGAGGTGGACCAGGTCGTGTCCGAGGTCCTGGCGGAGTTGCCCAAGGAAAAAGTCTACGAGGAGTTGCAGGACTGCCACATCCCCTGCGCCCCGGTGAACACGCCGCTCGAGTTCGTGCGCGACCGCCACATCCAGTCCCGTGGCCTGGTCGTGGATACCGTCCACCCGCGATTCGGTCCCATGGAGTTTCCGGCCCGGCCCTACAAGACCGATAGCTGCCGGTTCCGGCATCACGCTCCGGCGGCGGGGGAGCACGACCGGGAGCTGCTCGATGGCGGGGAACCGACGCCGGTTCATTCGCGTCGCGCCGATCCGTGGCCGGCGCGGGACGACGACGCGCACCGCGCGTCGTCGTCCGGGGTTTCCGTGGAAAACGGCGCGCTGCCCCTGGAAGGCATTCGCGTGGCCGACTTCACCCACATGGTCGCCGGCCCCTACGGCACCATGCAGCTCGCCTACTTCGGCGCCGAGGTGATCAAGATCGAGTCCCGGGCGCGGCCCGACACCTGGCGCATCCGCGAGGGCAACAAGGACGTGGAAGCGTCGCTGCCGTTTGCCGACCACAACCGGAACAAGCTTTCGATCACCGCCAACCTCAAGTCCGAAGAGGGCAGGGACGTGGCGCGGCGCATCATCGCCGAGAGCGACGTGGTGGTGGAAAACTTCAGCGTCGGAGTCATGGATCGCCTCGGCCTGGGCTACGAGGAGCTCAAGGCGCTGAAGCCCGACATCATCATGATCCGGCTTCAGGGGCTCGGCACCACCGGCCCCCGGAAGAACTACGTGACCTGGGGCCCCAGCCTGATGCCGTTTTCCGGCATGACCTGGCTCTGGAACCACCCGGACGGCGGTGCGCCCGTGGGGTCGCAGACCTCTTATCCCGACTACATCGTTTCCATTCACATGGCCTTCGTGCTGATGGCGGCGCTACATCACAGGGCCAACACGGGCGAGGGGCAGTTCATCGACATCGCCCAGGGCGAGGTCACGGCATCGCTCATCGGGCCGGCGCTGCTGGACGGCCTGGTCAACGGACGCGCCACCAGGCCCGTGGGCAACCGCGGTTACGCGAGCGCTCCCCACGGCTGTTACCCGTCCCGGGGCGACGACGCGTGGTGTGCCGTCTCGGTGGCGGATGACGAGGAATGGCGCCGTTTCTGCACCGCCACCGGCCATCACGCGGCGCTCGGGGACGAGCGGTTCGCTACCGCCGACAGGAGGCTGGCCAACGCTGGGGCTCTGGATGAATTGGTGTCGGAATGGACCCGACAGCGGAGTCCGCGCGAGGTCATGGAGGCCCTCCAGGCGAGTGGTGTGACCGCCGGCATGGTGTCCGACGGCACCACCCTCGTCGCC from Deltaproteobacteria bacterium encodes:
- a CDS encoding CoA transferase translates to MAEPQTAPQALDGVRVLELAGPEGEYCGKLLADFGAEVIKVEPPGGSPSRGEPPFKDDRPGSESSLSFLYFNANKKSIIADLATDAGRERVGRLARTADVVLESSAPGSLADMGLGHGDLLAANPRLVYASVTAFGQNGPYSRYRWSGLVAFAMGGLMYVSGKPSLPPVNAPGAQAFLVGSAHAALAILMALWHVRQGGAGQHIDVSMMDCLAAMENMVSRSASTGVHPRRDGTQHRFATPGTIYRCRDGFVHIFVTNSQPGAWERFVDWLGRPAALTGDEFGDPVYRRAHVAEVDQVVSEVLAELPKEKVYEELQDCHIPCAPVNTPLEFVRDRHIQSRGLVVDTVHPRFGPMEFPARPYKTDSCRFRHHAPAAGEHDRELLDGGEPTPVHSRRADPWPARDDDAHRASSSGVSVENGALPLEGIRVADFTHMVAGPYGTMQLAYFGAEVIKIESRARPDTWRIREGNKDVEASLPFADHNRNKLSITANLKSEEGRDVARRIIAESDVVVENFSVGVMDRLGLGYEELKALKPDIIMIRLQGLGTTGPRKNYVTWGPSLMPFSGMTWLWNHPDGGAPVGSQTSYPDYIVSIHMAFVLMAALHHRANTGEGQFIDIAQGEVTASLIGPALLDGLVNGRATRPVGNRGYASAPHGCYPSRGDDAWCAVSVADDEEWRRFCTATGHHAALGDERFATADRRLANAGALDELVSEWTRQRSPREVMEALQASGVTAGMVSDGTTLVADPHLRSRGSVVEHEHPRQGRLTLPGIVMKLSGTPGEIRRHAPLLGQDTHAVLHGLLGLGEEEIRGLEAAGAF
- a CDS encoding citrate synthase (catalyzes the formation of citrate from acetyl-CoA and oxaloacetate), with the protein product MSEVKPGLEGVVAGETAICSVRPEGELIYRGYDVHDLAEQARFEEVAYLVLRGRLPNAAEMDAFDAELRSNRALPAGVVESLNGLPPDAVPMDALRTAVSALALYDPDAGDDSHDANLRKATRLLARLATAVAALHRLSQGLEVVAPDPELNHAANFLYMLRGERPDEFEARVLEVTLILYMEHEFNASTFTARVIASTLSDLYGAVVGAIAALKGPLHGGANEKAMDVILEIGEPARAEAWVEESLRQKKRVMGFGHRIYKTADSRVEVAKKWGGLLGKQLDDTRLSDICVKVEDVMRREKNLCPNVDFYAAPIYHMMKIPISLNTPIFAMSRVVGWSAHIIEQIDNNRLFRPNSKYVGATGLEFQPLDRRG